Within the Gossypium raimondii isolate GPD5lz chromosome 12, ASM2569854v1, whole genome shotgun sequence genome, the region gttaaaaaagTATTGTCTTTAACCATGTAAATATGAGATTTCAGCTTGCCTTTTTTTTTGAGAATATGGGTTAGGAAAAAGAGCTATCATACCTTTgggttaaattctatgttactTGTATTCAAATGTGAGTTAGATAAAGCGACGCGACAGAAATTGAGCATGTTCAATTTTTTGTAAgttttttccatgtatttagTGGGTCCTTGAAGGGTCACATCTTAGTACTCTTGTTCGAATATGTATCAAATACAGGTTCAGACATGGTTTCTTATTCTACTATCATTAAGTCGTTTCACCTATCAAATTTGAACTAAGGGTTCACTTCAAACCCTTCATCCAACGCAGGTACCACAATCAACAATTACCTGGTCCTTTTGACACTGTACCAGACTAAGCTAAAATGATCCAAGAGATGAACAGCACTATCCCCTCATCACATAAAATTTCCacattaatgaattttattttttgcttgaACTGGGGTGCTAACATAATGTAAGCATGAAcacataaaatcaaaacatatttTCCTGTCCAAAGGGAAGTCCATAAAGTTTATACTTCAGCGGCCATGGAAACATGGAGCAATCCTACTCCTATCTAACATATGGTGCAGAGCAGATGCACCTGATTCAAGCTTAAGCTTAGTTTATCAGATGGAtcttatatattgaaattaaaagtaccTCGTATGTCACTGTACCACAAGACATTGCAGGTTGGCGGAGTGTAACATTAGAGATGGCACCATTTGCAGAGAGAATACAGACTGTGCGTGGTCCTTGCTGTGAAAAAGCCATAACCTTTGATGCTATGTCCTGCAAATGAAAAAGCCACGCATTTAGTCACTTTGTAAATAAGGTCTGATAGTTTAGAACATGAGCAAAGTGGATAGTCTTGCAAATTTGTTGGCTTGCAGTACTTTTTAAGGCAGATCCACCTTTGATGGAATAAGAGTATGCACTTCGCCTCAAGTTATTGACTAGAAGAGGCAATCCATTACACTAAAATAATCAATGAATCCTTGTCCTTTGACAACAACAGAAAAGGGGAAGGGAAAAAAATGTTAACATTTCAGGACTCAAGCTAATTTCAGCATGCACAATTTATATCTCCCCAACTCAGCATTTGGAGTATGCAGAAATACAATTAGAGCTAAAGATAATCAATTAACAAAGCTCCACTTAGGAATTATAGAATGAGTTGCTTTACTCAATCATTTTTCACAAAGCATAATTCTAGAGTTATCAACAACGGATTGAAAATATTCTTTCATGCTGCTAATACACAAAATGGATGACTCCACCAACATAGATGGCttaaaacaattgaaatttcaatctatgAACAATATTTCTCATTTCCATCTGAAAGGACAACCATTACAACCTCATATATTACTTATAATGGAACCTCACCTCACCGGCTTCGACGGTGATCACATGAGGAGTAAACCCCACTCCTCCAACTCCTCCTGCtcacaaaacaaccaaataaaaTGAACTTAGAAAACGTTAGTACATAATAAGCAAAAACACtaacttcttttttatttcaactattAGTTACCTAATGCATCCATCTGTCTCTTGCTAGAACCCGGTGGCCTTCCACGGTTCCTTTTAGCCGGCGGTTCCGACACAGCACCACCACCAGCAACGCCACTATTACTTCCCAAACCGACAGAATCACCATCGCCATGATTCGCGGAGTTAGAAGCAATTGGGGTGGTCGGTGCCAATTGTAAAAGTGCAATGTTACCATCAGGAGCATACTTTCTAGGCCTACCTCGCTTCTTCTTCATGGCCGCCGGTTCCGTGTTGTACCGGAACTGCGGCGATCCATCAAAGCCAACGGAATTCAAAGAATCCAACGGTTTGGGCTgctgttgctgctgctgctgctgctgctgctgatgACGCTGCAGCGGCACCGGCGAAGACAGTGAGTTGAAAGGGAAACAAGGAGTGGAAGAAGGAGGGATGTTGTTAGCCGTTGGATTAGAACTGATTAAGCCGGAGTTTGAAGGATACGACGAAGATGTGTGTCCCATTAGCATCTGTTGAGGTTGTTGTACCTGTAATCCTCCTGCCGGACTTTGTACTTCTCTCGGTTCCATTTCTGAAaatgtgagagagagagagaaaagagagtTTTTCAAGTTAAAAGAGTTTGTGATTTAACTACTTTTGCGAAATGGGGGAAATCAAATGGATCTTCAACAACAAGAAGACAAGAGTACAAATGAAATTACACAACTGGGAAATGAACAAAAATGCCCATTTCAGTTTTGGTTAAAACAAATATGTAATTGTACACCCTCCAACCTCCAAGTCCAACTAGGGTTCTTTCTTTCCTCCTTTTTTGCAAGTGTGCACTTTATTGTCCTGGTGGAGTTGTTTCAATGtttttctgtaatttttaattaggttaCGTGGCAGTTTATGCAAGAGTTAGtgatttttaagtaatattatcATTATTCCAATAcctaattattatatatattttaatttagttgataTTGAGAGAATATATGGTAGTTTAGCGGTACAATGTCatgtaagaaaagaaaaaccaatgACTGTAATTATTGCTAAAGGATACCAAAACGGTGGCAAATTGAAATTGCAGCAGGCCTGGCATTGGCGTGTTGTAGATATAGTGTTTGTATCAACTTTGACAGACAAAAACAGGGCTACATCAATCTCACAGTAATTGACGGATGCTTGCCTTCCTCATATACACATGTAACTGccatatcattttaatagctacTGCTATATTTTCATACCACGGCTTACTTTTGTTTACTTTCAGAAAGTCATAATCTATATCTAAATGGGAAAACAGCCCAACAATCACCAAAATTACACATGTCAGTTTTCAATTGTCTGGATCCACACCTCACCTCACCTCACCAGAGCATTAACCCAAATTCATTTCTTGGaatttttctatataattaCAATCCGATTTAAGTTCCATCCTcacttctttcattttttaattattttatatgtgtatCTGGTAcatatttaaacattatattttaaaaattatccgaataatatttataagagAATCGGAGGCAATGCTTTAAGTATAAAACAGAaaactataaaccaaaatttgtgCCTGAAATCTCCCAGAAACGTGGATAATCGAGCAAAGATTCGGAAGGAACGATGCTTTAAAATGGTATGCCTTATAGCCCCTTCATTGCTGTACAGCACcttaaaaacaacttttcccgACTTttgaaaacaaaggaaaagcaaaagcacaaatggaaaagaaaatttatcatCTCAGGTCAAACGAAAATCTTGCAtcgtaacatttcaaattacACAACATTATTATTGGCGGGCTTCAAAACATCAGTTTAGAAAATAGAATGAAAATCTTGTACTGAATGCAATTACCGACTGTCAGGTGAATCTaattccaaaatctaaactTCCAGGTTCCAGCTATCCCGACCATGCTACGTTCTAAACGACAAGTTATGTGCCAGTATAGGCAAGGTGAAAAACATGAGATATGTCCCTGTCATGCTCTGTTTTATTCATTTCCTTCAGCAAGAATCACTTTTCTACTTCGTTGATATCGGCAAGTAAGAATTCTTATCACTGCTCACTTGCTTTGATACAATCTAAAAGTgaatccctttttttatttttgtacctGATCTCATAGCGACCATTCAACCGTGTTATACCAACTAATCTCCCGCAACTGCAAATGAAAAAATGTAACTTGTAAAGTTGCATTTGGTACAGGCTTTTGTGAAGGTTATTGATTTCTTGCGCAAAGGAAATAGAAAATGCTTATTTACAGTGCAACTTGACATATATCTGCCATATGAGTCTTGCCAACATGCATTAAACCTCAAAATATAGCTTGCTCCGACAAAAATGGGGACCACAGTCCTTCCTGAGTAATGTAAAGCTTTAAAATTGCAGGGTGGGTAGCCAAAGTCCATGATTTCTGCAATTTCATTAGACAATTATTCCAACTTTTAATGATTCGAATAACATTTGAGGCcaggttaaaatgattttcttcACCCTTCCTTTCTATAGATCAAATGCCTTAAATAAAATTCCTAGTATTGAAGTTAAGATGCAACCTAAGAGACAATAAATCTGCAGAGTCTACTAGTAATATTGAAATCTTTAAGTGGCTACCAGCTTATCACAAATAACTAGTGAATGCAAAAACATAGCACTGGAATATTAGAATATGATGACTCAAGCTGAAAAAATGGGTAAAGGAAAGTGTGCAGAAGAAACATTCAACTGTCCTACAATACATACCAACCAGAAACTCATAAATCAGAACAAAATTATTATGAATAGCATCTTCATTAAAGACACCACCGAAATAAGATTTGAACCATCCAGCAGCCTGCAAAAAGAGCAAAAATGCCACTACCAGTTATGATAGAAAAACGAATTGCATATTTTCTAGTGGAATGTAAGGCAAATCTGTTGTATATAGAAAGTAGAGAACATGAAATCTATGACTACCTCAACAACGAACTTGAAAGCACAAGCTACATTTGCATTAGCGTTGCTTCTAATGACTATTGATGTAAACATTACTGAATCTCGTGTAAATGAAAGAGCAACCTCCAATCTATCGAACGGGACATGTAGCGAGTTCTTTTGTTCGCGTGATTTCCATTCGGAAGGCGTGCACCATGTCTCTCCTAAATGAGAGATTATACGAATCAAACATACAGTATAACACTTGGGAGATTATGGTAAACCAAACTCTAGACTCGCTGTTTCacggaaaagaaaaaaagaaaactagcTATTAGGAGGAACCGAGACGCATTCACGCCGAACTCAGCGAAATTAGTTCTCTTCATATATACAAATTTCTATTAGCTCgaattgaaggaaaaagagagaGTGAGTTACCTGACACCGTCGCGGTAGAGACGATTGATGAGGACATCACCTTGGAGATTCAAGTAGTAGATGGCGGATGCGACCACCGGCATCTTCCTCGCTCCATTGGCAGGCGTCCGAAGTTCAATGACATGAAATCAATTGGCGAAATGATTGGATTGGCCATGGCTGAAACCGTTGGCGGAATCTGGAGAAATAGAAGGCGTCGGCGTTCGATTTTGGTTCGGTGATCATAGCATGTGTGAAGAAGATAATCGAAAAGCATTAGCAAATGTATTCgtaagaaagaaaagaatatgCTAATCTATGAACTTAGCCcttaccatttattttatttgtaattttggctctaaattttttatcactttgtcccttatccttaaaattttaactaaattacttTTCTCAACCATTATAAAACCTTAACCCATCACTGCGTATTtcgtaaaatttaaaaaaaaaataaaaattaataaaaagattcaaatgttttaaaacaaattcatattttcttttaaatatctaCATTAGTACTAAAATACATGTATACTTTCACACGAATaactttgttaaaattttaataactatttaatttttcggTAATATAACAATTTGACtaagatttgaaaattaataaccAATCTGACCAGAGGCAAACCTTATGGACTGGCAGGGCTCGGCCCCTTAAAATAGAATATTGCTATTTAGGTctgtaaaggtaaaattacactttacctcccctaaaattataaaaatttgatttaattttttaaaaattatcaaaatataaactataaaaaattaaaatttcattcggccCCTAAAAAATTGTTCTGCCTTCGCCCCTAAATGTGACAAAAAGAGTAAATATTAAGCCCCTAAATGTAACAAAAAGGATAAATATTAAGGGTTAGATTTAATATTATGCTTGTATATTATCATAAAAGTctggtttcaattttttttttgaaaaacataaaagatagagtaatttttctatttttttaaatgcttatatttttttaattcaatatttaataattttctattttacatacatcttaaatttttttaatatttacatctATTGCCGTTAGCAATGACTAATCCACTCGCCGCAGGTGCTCTCCAAAGAGGTAAATGATTGGCCATGAGATATGCTTTCTAAAGTtcgttttttaagtttaatatttttgctcAAATCCTCTTATATTTAACACAAGCCTTTATAATTTGACAGATAACTTAACCCATGAATAAGTCTAAATGCAAATGACTTGCATTACTTAAAAgttggcttgattttaggttcAAATATGTACAACCACATTCCTTACCTCTTAATAAAACAAATGGGTAAACTACCCCTaaggtcattaaactattattaaGTTTACACTTTGATCACTTGATttcaaaaagtaataaatagtcatttaattattcgaaagttttcatttaaatcattagACAATTAAAATTGCCATCATATGGCTTTTTTCGTTCACAATGCTGACACCAATTGACAGctcttcttcccttttttttagtttggttttttttcatgaaatgaCTTTGAACATCATGATTCTGCAAATCAAATCCGAAtggctttcttcttcttcttattcaaTACCAACCGTCAAATTGACTTAGACTTAAaggtatattcttttattcGTCAATGCGTACTATTCCACCGTACTAATTGTTGAATCAACACTTGGAACTCACAGGTCGGACTTATAAAAGAAAAGGCTTAGCAACCCAATgccttaaatgaaaactttcaaatatttcaataattatttcgtaattttttgaagttaagtggGCCGAAGTGTAATTCTACTAATAGTTCAGTGATATGAGGTGTAGTTTatccaaaacaaataaaacaaatttaattcttaatattccataaaaaggaaaagggtaaactacaaagaCGGTCACTAGACTTTGGTGAAAATTTGTTTTTGCCACCAAACTATGACAAGTTACATTTTTGTCACTAAAGTTATTGACTTATAGCGTTTTGGTCACAAGTCCGTTAATGAAGGTTACAAACTTAACGAAAAAGTGAGGTGGTACATTAATTTAATGGTTaatatccaatttaatcctttaactataactaaaaCATTCAATCTGTtacttttacaatatttttaacaataattttgtaatttttttaaaccatctaaaattatcaaaataattcttaaaaaattctgaaaattcattattattttctaagatcacattaatattttagtaattatatttatttaaaaattctaaaattatataataaacaagatatttttaaaattatataatatttttacaaatgaataatttttaaggtgaccATCAACGGCTTCCTATTCATTCATCTTACATAGAAAACacgtatttttaatttgtaaatacgtattttgtttattatataattttatgaattttttaattttttgtacatatttataattttaaaaatattttataattttaaaaataaataataaaatttcagaaattttaagatttttaaaatatctgtTTTTTTTCAGAATTATTGTTAAAAGTATTGTGaaagtatcaaattaaatattttaactatagtttaaggataaaattagatattaacCATGACACGTACTTTTCCCATTTAGACTGTAAGAGTCATTAATGgatgagtgaccaaaacattataatcataattttaggcaaaaaaaaattcaccaaaatttaatcatcatttttatagtttaattcgAAATATCAAATCCAACGGTGGAAAATacagttttaaataatttccgTACAAAGGAAAGTAGGATATGAACCCCtctttcttttaattgttttatctcCTGATGACCAATAACTGATTAGATTATGAGACCGGTATCAATGGAACTTGTGGTTCCCTGCAATTCCTGCACTTCACTCCACCGGAAACCGCCTCTTCACCCGCGAGTCTCATCTCTGAAACGCAGTGCTTTTTCCTTGAAATGCCGACGCACAACTACATCAGAGCTCCAGTCTCCGGTGAGCGTTACCTGCCGGGACGGTAGTCTTTCCCCTTCCATTCCAACTCATAAAGTCACCGTCCACGACAGATTTCGAGGTGTCGTTCACGAATTTGTTGTTCCTGAGGTACAGCGTTTCACTCCGTTTGTTTCCTGAGAAAATGCCGAAGAAACGATTGACCTATATTATAGTTGGATTAGAATAACTAATTTTCTATTAGGAAAAAGGGGAGTTGCAGTTTATTCATTAGAACAACttactaaataatttattagagACTAATATAGGGATATTCGATTGAAATTTCAGGACCAATACATATTACATACGGCTGAATCTCAAAACATTACGCTTCCATTTGCATGCAGGCACGGTATTgttctttaaattttgaataacttTTGTTTCTAAATGTCGCGAAGGGTGTCACTTTTTCTGATGATTCAAGTTTTTCGTGATCATTAAGTTACTGTAATTGAGCTTAATTTACCTATTGGACTTAAGGCTGTTTTCATTGTTTTGAATGAAGAGTTCCTTTACATGTCAGGTTGTTGTACTAGCTGTGCCGTCCGTGTAAAGTCTGGACAAATAAGACAGCCTGAAGCTCTTGGGATATCTGCTGAATTGAAAGCAAAGGCATGACTTCTATGTTTCAGATTTATGGAATATGAATTCAGTTGCTTGTTTGTTTTGCTTATTATTTGGCatttgagttttaattcaaaccttcaattcaatttcattgtATTCAAGCCTTCTATTCcgttttatcttattttcatgtCTAGTCATCATTTTTACTATACCTTAGGTTTCTATATGAAGTTAGTGCACCTCTAGACATTTAACTAACAGGAGAGGCATCAAAGGATAAAGAAATGTTGTATAGACACACAAGGAATGTAAATGTAAACAGAAGAAGATTCATAACATGGGTTTTATTGTGCAGATTAACCAAATTAAGAGTATTACTGGCCTAATTTGGAAGAGATGTAAACTTCTTcatattgatgttaaattttgcTGAAGTTTCTGTAGATCATAACTGAATAGATGCCATACCACTATTTTAATGTCCACTTGAGCTTTAATCTTCCTAGTTTCTTATTGGTCTTCCTAACCAATAACCATAAGTGATGAATGTACCAAATcagagagggagagggagagagaACACCGTTATCATTTAGCATGCATTAAATAAACTACATGTGctcaaatatattatactactTCATTTAAAACTTCTTTCATGATTGTTCCATTAACTTAGTGTTTGGAGTAcaccttaaatttattttcttcttattttggGGGCTTAAATGCAGGGATATGCACTTCTTTGTGTGGGGTTTCCATCGTCTGATGTTGAAGTGGAAACACAAGATGAAGATGAGGTAATGTGCGCAACTCTAACCATCTATTTTGGAGAACCACTAGTTGCTCTTTGCATGTTAAGCAAATGTTAAGTTATTGCAAACAAGTCGAAGGCTGATTGCTACATCATGTGCCTCAAATTTCTCGTTATAGGAGCATCCAAATGTGTCTTCAACCACATTTATCTGAATTTGGTTTTCTTGTGTGTCTGTAAACCtttatttatatgaataaaaaataatctgaATTTGCTGGCATGTGCAGGTGTATTGGCTTCAATTTGGAAGATATTTTGCTCGAGGACCAATTGTAAGCCCACAgcttgtgaaaattttgtaaacattaataTGTGACAAGTAGTCGATGAAGACAAAGGATAGTTGAAAAGGAGATAAAGCTGATGCACAGCTACTGCCTCTTTCAGgattttaatacttaattaCCTCAACTTTCTTGAAATGGTCTTAACAttgagttatttaatttttactatggCAGGAAAGGGATGACTATGCGTTGGAGCTAGCCCTGGGTGATGAATAAGCTGCTTACATTACATTAGTGAAAGTTGAGCATAAACCATGTAAAGCCTGCTGCGGATTCtgtatcttttcatttttatagtACCCCAGCTGAAGCACTGTGATTATGACTCAGTGAATTTGACATTGTTGACATCTTTAAGTTACATGTATTAACTTCTTCAATGTATGTTTTCCTTGTGCCAATTTAGCATTTTCAGCTGTTTTTGTTGCCATGCTATGACTGCACTTGTATCTGTCATTATCTGTAATAGATAGTTTGCATGTACAGTGTCTCTGGATGAAATGGTTCTTGGTAGATTAGCTACCATCTTCAAAGTGAGCTTCATCATGTTTATATAGAAAATGATGAATCGAGGATAGACAGTGAGTGAGAAAATGCGAGGATGTCCAAACACTCACTGAAGCTTTAAATTGAGGAGATTTCAACAGCATACTCAgctttttgtataaaaattttacagcATAGAGTTCACGACCTTCCTTGTATTGAAAAATCAAGGTCTGTTGTGGTGGGAAAGGTTCTGTTTCTTCTAGAAAGTAGTTGATTtagaataagaaataaatataaacaatttatacaTGCATGAAGGAGTTGTgaactttgtttttctttgcttgggcTGAACGACGGATGTAGAAGACCTCCCACTTGTAGTGAGTCCTCGATCAATGATGAAGGCGGAATCCATTTCCCAGTTCTTGATACAAAAGAAAGCTAAAGTTAGCAAGCACGCAGTGTAGTGCTTTCATTGTGTTtccattaaaatgatttttgccCCTCTTAATTCCTTTGTTTCTGCCTTTAGGATCAATAAAGTCTTCTTATGAACAACAACCTGGTTGCATTGCTGTTTCTGGCCCCTTAATTTAAACATTACTGGttcacattattattattatccttTGTCCAAAACGTCGAGTAGGGAAGTGAATGATCTGTCTATTCAGAATCGACCacttctttctattttctagTTTCTAGACCCGACCATACTGTTTGGTTATCATATTTCTCTATACGTAAAGTCAATTTCTTCATGTCCGAAAAATGTTTTTAGACATCCTAGGGTTTCAATTGCTTTCTTGGATTCTTAACCTTTGGGGTATAAATTGGTAGTGTCTTGCTACATAGCTAGCCACTTAGCCCGACATAATCTGTTTTGAGACTTGCATCTTAGCCAAAAATGAGGGGCAACAAAGGTTTAcctctttttttgtttgttcaaACTTGTATCGCAAGTAGTTTGATTTTGCAACAAAACTCTCCGGTTATTCAGAGCTGATGACTCCATGTTAAGGTCAATTGTTGCCTCTTGAAACTTTGTTGACCTCTGTTTCTTAAATCGAGTTTGCAACCCTTGTGTCATTCACGAAGGTCCTCGTATATCTGCTACTTTAGTATGCAAAGAACTTAACTTCGTGTATCTTTGTCTGTATGAATGTGCTTGAATGAAATCTTATGCTAATTGCCAAAGCTGTTGCCTTCTTCATCATAAGTTCATGAccattaatttaatctttattctcTTTCGGTGTTAGCTTGACATAGCATTTCATACTGTAGTAAGTGTGCTTAACGGTTAACTCTTCGGTGTGGTTGGAGAGTTATTCAACATGTATTGAAATACCTCATATTTCCATCCTAGTCTTTGCATTCACTTTCATATTTCAATGCTTCGACTGGCATGGACATGTCTTATTCTAATCAGTTTGGCAAAACaagtgaaagaaagaaaactccAAACGGAGCGAGGTTAGTGCTATCTTTATCTTTTTCAAAGATTCATATATAGAGATGAGCATGAATTGCAGAAAACAATAGAATTCCGTTATAatagtttataacttccttattcatGTAATTTTTCCATGCATGTAATTTTTCATGTAGCTAAGCACCACTGGATAAGGTCAAAGAAATGGTTAAATTCATGTCTATTTGCCTTTTGTTCCTGGTTCCTGCTGTAAAAATTTTGGACCATGTATATTAGGAGATAGGTTCTATAAAGGACCACCAGATAGGGAATttgaacaattaaaaaatatcctATAGCTGGTAATATCTAAGTGGAAATCAGCAGCAAAGCTGAAAAGGGCTTGCTTCGAGTGATAGTTTGCGAATATCAATTAATTGAGATAGGAATCTTAAGTCCATAATGCTAATCTTTAGGTACCAGATCCAAAAGGGACACAAATAAGGAGTGAAGTTAACAGTTGAAACAGAATATATTACAGGACAAAAGCAGTGG harbors:
- the LOC105765013 gene encoding ferredoxin C 2, chloroplastic isoform X2, with product MRPVSMELVVPCNSCTSLHRKPPLHPRVSSLKRSAFSLKCRRTTTSELQSPVSVTCRDGSLSPSIPTHKVTVHDRFRGVVHEFVVPEDQYILHTAESQNITLPFACRHGCCTSCAVRVKSGQIRQPEALGISAELKAKGYALLCVGFPSSDVEVETQDEDEVMCIGFNLEDILLEDQLKGMTMRWS
- the LOC105765011 gene encoding AT-hook motif nuclear-localized protein 13; translated protein: MEPREVQSPAGGLQVQQPQQMLMGHTSSSYPSNSGLISSNPTANNIPPSSTPCFPFNSLSSPVPLQRHQQQQQQQQQQQPKPLDSLNSVGFDGSPQFRYNTEPAAMKKKRGRPRKYAPDGNIALLQLAPTTPIASNSANHGDGDSVGLGSNSGVAGGGAVSEPPAKRNRGRPPGSSKRQMDALGGVGGVGFTPHVITVEAGEDIASKVMAFSQQGPRTVCILSANGAISNVTLRQPAMSCGTVTYEGRFEIISLSGSFLLSENNGSHSRSGGLSVSLAGSDGRVLGGGVAGMLHAASPVQVIVGSFIADGKKQSQDVSKTGPSSMLTSSMLNFGAPGLTGSPPSQGGSSESSDENGGSPLNRGSGFYGNSAPSIHNNNMQMYQLWTDHTQQ
- the LOC105765012 gene encoding uncharacterized protein LOC105765012 isoform X1, producing the protein MSSSIVSTATVSGETWCTPSEWKSREQKNSLHVPFDRLEVALSFTRDSVMFTSIVIRSNANANVACAFKFVVEAAGWFKSYFGGVFNEDAIHNNFVLIYEFLVEIMDFGYPPCNFKALHYSGRTVVPIFVGASYILRFNACWQDSYGRYMSSCTVNKHFLFPLRKKSITFTKACTKCNFTSYIFSFAVAGD
- the LOC105765012 gene encoding AP-2 complex subunit mu isoform X3, whose product is MSSSIVSTATVSGETWCTPSEWKSREQKNSLHVPFDRLEVALSFTRDSVMFTSIVIRSNANANVACAFKFVVEAAGWFKSYFGGVFNEDAIHNNFVLIYEFLVVAGD
- the LOC105765013 gene encoding ferredoxin C 2, chloroplastic isoform X1, translating into MRPVSMELVVPCNSCTSLHRKPPLHPRVSSLKRSAFSLKCRRTTTSELQSPVSVTCRDGSLSPSIPTHKVTVHDRFRGVVHEFVVPEDQYILHTAESQNITLPFACRHGCCTSCAVRVKSGQIRQPEALGISAELKAKGYALLCVGFPSSDVEVETQDEDEVYWLQFGRYFARGPIERDDYALELALGDE
- the LOC105765012 gene encoding uncharacterized protein LOC105765012 isoform X2, which encodes MSSSIVSTATVSGETWCTPSEWKSREQKNSLHVPFDRLEVALSFTRDSVMFTSIVIRSNANANVACAFKFVVEAAGWFKSYFGGVFNEDAIHNNFVLIYEFLVEIMDFGYPPCNFKALHYSGRTVVPIFVGASYILRFNACWQDSYGRYMSSCTLREISWYNTVEWSL